The following proteins come from a genomic window of Pseudomonas sp. MAG733B:
- a CDS encoding phospholipase yields the protein MTNVALENLKLSHWMASTSSMDVLTLGELILPGAHNSGVDKKATYAAPGVAHWVACQNNSFYDQLRNGARALDVRVEYDVDPRGVGTFWFQHNGVKSSRSLENLVMQLIRFLEENPDEFVLVDFHELKSGNTAFDPQEFNRFLLTHLGPRIIPYNNRYLSLGQLKEVSGVQRVWLAAQQHPALHQAWFQPKIAHHWSGIGDTSINELEAHIDSVMQRPPTGSNPWSLSATSYSLALGPINIKEQLNQWFDPNTGHWVLNCSVINADFFEDSRLVRNCRTANLIKARLRPE from the coding sequence ATGACCAATGTCGCACTGGAAAACCTCAAACTTAGTCACTGGATGGCCTCGACCTCAAGTATGGATGTCTTAACGCTTGGCGAATTGATTCTGCCGGGTGCCCATAATAGTGGAGTCGACAAAAAGGCAACTTACGCGGCCCCAGGCGTTGCCCACTGGGTAGCGTGTCAGAACAACTCCTTTTACGATCAACTGCGCAATGGGGCCCGTGCACTCGATGTACGAGTCGAATATGACGTAGACCCCAGAGGGGTAGGCACGTTCTGGTTCCAGCACAACGGAGTGAAATCCTCGCGCTCGCTTGAAAACCTGGTCATGCAGCTGATTCGTTTCCTGGAGGAAAACCCCGATGAGTTTGTACTCGTGGACTTCCATGAACTGAAGAGTGGCAATACGGCATTCGACCCTCAGGAATTCAACCGTTTTTTGCTCACCCATCTTGGCCCCAGAATCATTCCCTACAACAATAGATACCTGAGCCTTGGACAGTTGAAAGAAGTCAGCGGCGTCCAGCGGGTATGGCTGGCCGCACAGCAACACCCCGCTCTGCACCAAGCCTGGTTTCAACCGAAAATCGCCCATCACTGGAGTGGGATAGGCGATACCAGCATCAATGAACTTGAGGCCCACATTGATAGCGTCATGCAGCGGCCGCCTACTGGCTCTAACCCGTGGTCGCTCTCCGCGACGAGTTACAGCCTCGCCCTGGGCCCTATAAATATCAAGGAGCAACTCAATCAATGGTTCGATCCAAACACGGGGCATTGGGTTCTGAACTGTAGCGTAATCAATGCAGATTTTTTCGAAGATAGCCGCCTCGTCAGGAACTGTCGGACCGCCAACTTAATAAAAGCCCGGCTACGACCTGAATAA
- a CDS encoding glycosyltransferase produces MIQPHATKVLVIGYVWPEPRSSAAGGHMMQILETFLQQGWDITFSSPAGTGEHRADLTTLGIREVPIELNNSSFDNFISELAPDVVLFDRFMMEEQFGWRVEKHCPDAVRVLETSDLQSLRDARHQRLKERLKASDDADDFSELFAPALREEFQFMADTDLAKREIAAIYRCDLNLMISEVEIELLVEQFKVPRNLLHWCPLMVDLPTDTPVPFEDRAHFLHIGNFRHAPNWDAVLWLKTTIWPLIRAQLPAAQLHIYGAYTPPKATALHNAAQGFHVLNWAEDALQVMSAARVCLAPLRFGAGIKGKIVDAMLCGTPNVTTPVGAEAMHGDEPWPGAVTRSAREFADDAVQLYKDKTQWLNAQTQAQALLASRYQQTIHGPALIERLVDCQRNLGNIRRDNFTGSMLRHHQHKSTQYMAQWIEAKNRHQQ; encoded by the coding sequence ATGATCCAACCCCACGCAACCAAAGTCCTGGTCATTGGTTATGTCTGGCCCGAGCCCCGCTCCTCCGCGGCCGGTGGCCATATGATGCAAATCCTTGAAACGTTCCTTCAGCAAGGCTGGGACATCACCTTCAGTAGCCCGGCCGGCACCGGTGAACACCGCGCCGACTTGACCACGCTGGGCATTCGCGAAGTGCCTATCGAGCTGAACAACAGCAGTTTCGACAATTTCATCAGCGAACTGGCCCCCGATGTGGTGCTGTTCGATCGCTTCATGATGGAAGAGCAATTCGGCTGGCGCGTGGAAAAACACTGCCCCGACGCCGTGCGGGTGCTGGAAACTTCAGATCTTCAGAGCCTGCGAGACGCTCGGCATCAGCGACTCAAGGAACGTTTGAAGGCCAGCGATGATGCCGACGACTTCAGCGAATTGTTTGCCCCGGCGTTACGTGAAGAGTTTCAGTTCATGGCTGACACCGACCTGGCCAAACGGGAGATTGCGGCGATCTATCGTTGCGACCTGAACCTGATGATTTCCGAAGTGGAAATCGAATTGCTGGTCGAACAGTTCAAGGTGCCACGCAACCTGTTGCACTGGTGCCCGCTGATGGTCGACCTGCCGACCGATACGCCTGTACCGTTTGAGGATCGCGCGCACTTTCTGCACATCGGCAACTTCCGGCACGCGCCGAACTGGGACGCCGTGCTCTGGCTGAAAACCACGATCTGGCCGTTGATCCGTGCACAGTTGCCGGCCGCGCAGCTGCATATCTACGGCGCTTACACGCCGCCCAAGGCCACCGCACTGCACAACGCGGCGCAGGGCTTTCATGTGCTGAACTGGGCGGAAGATGCCCTGCAAGTCATGTCGGCGGCGCGAGTGTGTCTGGCGCCATTGCGGTTTGGTGCTGGTATCAAGGGCAAGATCGTCGATGCAATGCTCTGTGGCACGCCCAACGTCACGACCCCTGTGGGTGCGGAAGCGATGCACGGTGATGAGCCATGGCCCGGTGCCGTTACGCGTTCGGCGCGAGAGTTCGCCGATGACGCCGTGCAGCTCTACAAGGACAAGACCCAGTGGCTGAATGCCCAGACTCAGGCTCAAGCCTTGTTGGCCAGCCGTTACCAGCAGACCATCCATGGCCCGGCGCTGATCGAGCGACTGGTAGATTGCCAGCGGAATCTGGGCAATATCCGGCGCGATAACTTCACCGGCAGCATGCTGCGCCACCATCAACACAAAAGTACCCAATACATGGCGCAATGGATTGAGGCCAAAAACCGCCATCAACAGTGA